Proteins encoded in a region of the Planctomycetota bacterium genome:
- a CDS encoding DUF1501 domain-containing protein, with product MSLGSLLADDGIGRAPVAGKGPPPRAKSVIWIFLSGGYSHLETFDPKPALDRYAGLTYDNTPFDNPVNSPAHRRRFRSVPAEEINVRDVYPIIYPLQVGFAPRGASGIEISDWWPHLAGCVDRLCFVRNMWTTDNDHAAENQIHTGRHRLDEPQPSIGSWASYGLGSLTEDLPRYVVLGGPTRSDTRQSIDSCYLGPEHAGVTLSLDPADPLPFARRRPGHAAEDQAREFALLERLNGLAAVEYPADAELRARIHAYELAFRMQSAVPEAVDFSGETAATRLLFGLDAEPTKLAGGRLLAARRLVERGVRFVQVFPSPYGVWDSHQKLKQNHATQCAMVDLPVAGLIHDLAARGLLDETLVVFCTEFGRTPGLEQRGGGVDGRDHHPNGFTVWLAGAGVRQGFVHGATDELGYNALGDGHYVTDLHATVLHLLGLDNRSLEIPGRKRLEIDHGRVIGEILA from the coding sequence ATGTCGCTGGGAAGTCTCCTCGCCGACGACGGCATCGGCCGTGCGCCCGTGGCCGGCAAGGGGCCGCCGCCGCGGGCGAAGAGCGTGATCTGGATCTTCCTCTCGGGGGGCTACAGCCATCTCGAGACGTTCGATCCCAAGCCGGCGCTCGACCGGTACGCGGGGCTGACCTACGACAACACGCCGTTCGACAATCCGGTCAACTCGCCGGCCCATCGGCGCCGCTTCCGTTCCGTGCCGGCCGAGGAGATCAACGTCCGCGACGTCTATCCGATCATCTATCCACTCCAGGTCGGCTTCGCCCCGCGCGGCGCCAGCGGCATCGAGATCTCCGACTGGTGGCCGCACCTCGCCGGCTGCGTCGACCGGCTGTGTTTCGTGCGGAACATGTGGACGACCGACAACGACCACGCCGCCGAGAACCAGATCCACACCGGCCGCCACCGCCTCGACGAGCCGCAGCCGTCGATCGGGAGCTGGGCCTCGTACGGCCTCGGGAGCCTCACCGAGGATCTTCCGCGCTACGTCGTCCTCGGCGGCCCGACGCGCTCCGACACGCGGCAGTCGATCGATTCCTGCTACCTCGGTCCGGAGCATGCCGGCGTCACGCTGTCGCTCGATCCGGCCGATCCGCTCCCCTTCGCCAGGCGCCGCCCCGGCCACGCCGCGGAGGATCAGGCGCGGGAGTTCGCCCTGCTCGAGCGCTTGAACGGCCTGGCGGCGGTCGAGTATCCCGCCGACGCCGAGCTCCGGGCTCGGATCCACGCCTACGAGCTGGCGTTCCGGATGCAATCGGCCGTGCCCGAAGCGGTCGATTTCTCCGGCGAGACCGCGGCCACGCGGTTGCTTTTCGGCCTCGACGCCGAGCCGACGAAGCTCGCCGGCGGGCGCCTGCTCGCGGCCCGGCGGCTGGTGGAGCGCGGGGTCCGCTTCGTGCAGGTCTTCCCCTCGCCATACGGCGTCTGGGACAGCCACCAGAAGCTCAAGCAGAACCATGCCACCCAGTGCGCGATGGTCGATCTGCCGGTCGCCGGCCTGATCCACGACCTCGCCGCACGCGGCCTGCTCGACGAGACGCTCGTCGTGTTCTGCACCGAGTTCGGCCGGACGCCGGGGCTCGAGCAGCGCGGCGGCGGGGTCGACGGCCGCGACCACCATCCCAACGGGTTCACCGTCTGGCTCGCCGGGGCGGGCGTCAGGCAGGGGTTCGTCCACGGCGCGACCGACGAGCTCGGCTACAACGCCCTCGGCGACGGCCACTACGTCACCGACCTCCACGCCACCGTGCTCCACCTCCTCGGGCTCGATAACCGCAGCCTCGAGATCCCGGGACGGAAGCGGCTCGAGATCGACCATGGCCGGGTGATCGGCGAGATCCTCGCCTGA
- a CDS encoding DUF1549 domain-containing protein — MLRLPIPPQTLAALVIVLVVGAAAGAEEPPAADYARDIRPLLRQRCTACHGALAQRSDLRLDTRAGIVVGGAGGPAVVPGDAAASPLLDRVASTDPAQRMPPEGPPLSAARIATLAAWIAAGAPGIEGEVPESDPRDHWAFRPPQKMALPAVADGTANPIDAFVEARLAAAGITPGPPADKATLLRRVALDLVGLPPTAAEVEAFLADESPDAYERVVDRLLASPQHAERQARHWMDVWRYADWHGRRHVPDVWNSAPQIFRWRDWIIASLDADVGYDRMVAEMLAADELRPGDRAAAVATGYLVRNWYALNPNDWMRANVEHVGKAFLGLTFHCAHCHDHKYDPIAQDDYFRFRAFFEPLGLRQDRLPGEADPGPFQEYAYSTLRKVQRLGTVQVFDKSPDAPTWFYAGGDERNRDTARGAIAPGLPRFLAPAGGPAIGPVDLPPAAFYPGIDPALRRAVRDEAAAAVVAARQALANVLDEEGAPDTLLRRDAARAALDERLARLAAIDAREAADLARYGGGSMTEAVTLARSAQELHRAADVAAAVAALAGEEVGVAAAHARPASDSARAGEIDAVGKRLAAARKRLDDARAAAAAPAGEDYPALGSVYPARSTGRRRALAGWITARGNPLTARVAMNHVWMRHFHAPLVATVFDFGRAGSPPTHPELLDWLAVEFMDGGWRLKPIHRLVVTSRAYRRASHVSDAAAAAADPDNRLLSRMNVGRMEAEVVRDSLLHLAGRLDPTRGGPELENTQVFSTFRRGLYYCCQPESDGRSTFATPFDGPDPADCYRRARTIQPQQALALSNSELVHDMAGALAAALAAALPEPRRDDHGAFAAAAFTHVLGRPPRPDEAAACSGFLAGPATDAAAARAALVRVLFNHNDFVAIR; from the coding sequence ATGCTCCGTCTTCCGATCCCACCGCAAACGCTCGCCGCCCTCGTCATCGTGCTCGTGGTCGGGGCTGCCGCCGGCGCCGAGGAGCCCCCCGCCGCCGACTACGCGCGCGACATCCGCCCCCTGCTCCGCCAGCGCTGCACCGCCTGCCACGGGGCGCTGGCGCAGCGTTCCGACCTCCGCCTCGACACCCGTGCCGGCATCGTCGTCGGCGGTGCGGGGGGGCCGGCGGTGGTGCCCGGCGACGCGGCCGCCAGCCCGCTTCTCGACCGGGTCGCGTCGACCGATCCGGCGCAGCGAATGCCCCCCGAGGGGCCGCCGCTGAGCGCAGCGCGGATCGCGACGCTCGCAGCCTGGATCGCGGCCGGCGCGCCGGGGATCGAGGGCGAGGTCCCGGAGAGCGACCCCCGCGACCACTGGGCCTTCCGTCCGCCGCAGAAGATGGCGCTTCCGGCCGTGGCCGACGGGACGGCCAACCCGATCGACGCCTTCGTCGAGGCCCGGCTCGCCGCCGCCGGGATCACGCCGGGCCCGCCGGCCGACAAGGCGACGCTGCTGCGCCGCGTCGCGCTCGACCTGGTCGGTCTTCCGCCGACGGCGGCCGAGGTCGAGGCGTTCCTCGCCGACGAGTCCCCCGATGCCTACGAGCGCGTCGTCGATCGGTTGCTCGCGTCGCCGCAGCACGCCGAGCGGCAGGCGCGCCACTGGATGGACGTGTGGCGCTACGCCGACTGGCACGGCCGCCGCCACGTGCCCGACGTCTGGAACAGCGCCCCGCAGATCTTCCGGTGGCGCGACTGGATCATCGCATCGCTCGACGCCGACGTCGGCTACGACCGGATGGTGGCCGAGATGCTCGCCGCCGACGAGCTGCGCCCCGGCGATCGCGCCGCGGCCGTCGCCACCGGCTACCTGGTCCGCAACTGGTACGCGCTCAACCCCAACGACTGGATGCGGGCCAACGTCGAGCACGTCGGCAAGGCGTTTCTCGGGCTCACGTTCCACTGCGCCCACTGCCACGACCACAAATACGACCCGATCGCGCAGGACGACTACTTCCGTTTCCGGGCGTTCTTCGAGCCGCTCGGCCTGCGCCAGGACCGGCTCCCCGGCGAGGCCGATCCCGGCCCGTTCCAGGAATACGCCTACAGCACGCTCCGCAAGGTGCAGCGCCTCGGGACGGTGCAGGTGTTCGACAAGTCCCCCGACGCGCCGACCTGGTTCTACGCCGGCGGCGACGAACGCAACCGCGACACGGCGCGCGGGGCGATCGCGCCGGGCCTGCCGCGCTTCCTCGCGCCCGCCGGCGGGCCGGCGATCGGGCCGGTCGATCTGCCGCCGGCGGCGTTCTACCCCGGGATCGACCCGGCGCTCCGGCGCGCGGTGCGCGACGAGGCGGCGGCCGCCGTGGTCGCCGCACGGCAGGCGCTGGCGAACGTCCTCGACGAGGAAGGGGCCCCCGACACGCTCCTCCGCCGCGATGCCGCCCGGGCGGCGCTCGACGAGCGTCTGGCCCGCCTGGCGGCGATCGACGCCCGCGAGGCGGCCGACCTCGCGCGCTACGGCGGCGGCAGCATGACGGAGGCCGTGACGCTGGCCCGGAGCGCGCAGGAGCTCCACCGGGCCGCCGACGTGGCGGCGGCCGTGGCGGCGCTGGCCGGCGAGGAGGTCGGCGTGGCGGCGGCGCACGCGCGGCCCGCTTCCGACTCCGCCCGCGCCGGCGAGATCGACGCGGTGGGCAAGCGGTTGGCCGCGGCGCGGAAGCGCCTCGACGACGCCCGCGCTGCCGCCGCCGCGCCCGCCGGCGAAGACTATCCCGCGCTGGGGAGCGTCTACCCGGCCCGGAGCACGGGCCGGCGGCGCGCGCTGGCCGGGTGGATCACGGCACGCGGCAATCCGCTTACGGCGCGGGTGGCGATGAATCATGTCTGGATGCGGCACTTCCACGCGCCCTTGGTGGCGACGGTGTTCGACTTCGGCCGGGCCGGGAGCCCGCCGACCCATCCGGAGCTGCTCGATTGGCTGGCGGTCGAGTTCATGGACGGGGGCTGGCGGCTCAAGCCGATCCACCGGCTCGTCGTGACCAGCCGCGCCTACCGCCGGGCATCGCACGTCTCCGACGCCGCCGCCGCGGCGGCCGATCCCGACAACCGCCTCCTGTCGCGGATGAACGTCGGTCGGATGGAGGCCGAGGTGGTCCGCGACAGCCTGCTCCATCTCGCCGGACGGCTCGACCCGACGCGCGGCGGCCCCGAACTGGAAAACACGCAGGTGTTCTCGACGTTCCGGCGCGGCCTTTACTACTGCTGCCAGCCGGAGAGCGACGGCCGCAGCACGTTCGCCACGCCGTTCGACGGCCCCGATCCGGCCGATTGCTACCGCCGGGCGCGGACGATCCAGCCGCAGCAGGCGCTCGCGCTATCCAACAGCGAACTGGTCCACGACATGGCCGGAGCCCTCGCCGCCGCGCTCGCCGCGGCGCTCCCCGAGCCGCGGCGCGACGACCATGGCGCGTTCGCCGCGGCCGCCTTCACCCACGTCCTCGGCCGACCGCCGCGGCCCGATGAAGCGGCGGCCTGCAGCGGCTTCCTCGCCGGGCCGGCGACCGATGCCGCGGCGGCGCGGGCGGCGCTGGTGCGCGTGCTGTTCAATCACAACGACTTCGTCGCCATCCGCTGA
- a CDS encoding DUF1501 domain-containing protein: MHRKSLFLPRRRWCHVAPLGLSFAVPALPARAAARRGGERPRALVSIWLAGGPSQLESFDPHPGTPIGGPTAAIATRLPGALVAADYPRVADVLDRFTVVRSLVSREGDHERGSHAVRTGYRPDPNLVHPALGAIVARAVPSPGLELPAFVALGNDPFPSRGGYLGATLDPYRVTVPGRAGENMVPHVAADRQARRLGALDALSRSFAAGREATVERTLDDHTRREALTLMESEQLAAFSVADEPEAVRTAYGDSVFGRGCLVARRLVEAGVRSVDVTLAGFDTHADNFSGQNARARVLDPALAALVTDLEGRDLLDSTAVVVVGEFGRTPAINPLDGRDHWPHGFSCLLAGAGFARGQLVGATDPRGESRTPSDPIDVADFAATVLAAVGVDSAEEVTTPIGRPMKLGAGRPVGRLLREPS; this comes from the coding sequence ATGCACCGAAAGTCGCTGTTCCTCCCACGCCGCCGCTGGTGCCACGTGGCACCGCTGGGGCTGTCGTTCGCCGTGCCGGCACTGCCCGCCCGGGCCGCCGCCAGGCGCGGCGGCGAGCGCCCACGGGCGCTGGTCTCGATCTGGCTGGCCGGCGGCCCGAGCCAGCTGGAGTCGTTCGACCCCCACCCCGGCACGCCGATCGGCGGGCCGACGGCGGCGATCGCCACGCGGCTGCCGGGCGCGCTGGTGGCCGCCGACTATCCGCGCGTCGCCGACGTCCTCGACCGGTTCACGGTCGTGCGGTCGCTCGTGTCGCGCGAGGGGGATCACGAGCGTGGCAGCCATGCGGTCCGCACCGGCTACCGTCCCGATCCGAACCTGGTCCATCCGGCGCTCGGCGCGATCGTCGCCCGTGCCGTCCCGTCGCCGGGGCTCGAACTGCCGGCGTTCGTCGCCCTCGGCAACGATCCCTTCCCGTCGCGCGGGGGCTATCTCGGCGCGACGCTCGACCCCTACCGGGTGACGGTGCCGGGGCGGGCGGGGGAGAACATGGTTCCCCACGTGGCTGCCGACCGCCAGGCGCGGCGCCTCGGGGCACTCGATGCCCTGTCGCGGTCGTTCGCCGCGGGGCGCGAGGCGACCGTCGAGCGGACGCTCGACGACCACACGCGCCGCGAGGCGCTGACGCTGATGGAGTCCGAGCAGCTGGCGGCGTTCTCGGTCGCCGACGAGCCGGAGGCGGTCCGGACCGCCTACGGCGACTCGGTCTTCGGCCGCGGGTGCCTCGTCGCCCGCCGGCTGGTCGAGGCGGGCGTGCGGAGCGTCGACGTCACGCTCGCCGGGTTCGACACGCACGCCGACAATTTCTCCGGGCAGAACGCTCGGGCCCGGGTTCTCGACCCGGCGCTGGCGGCGCTGGTCACCGATCTCGAGGGGCGCGACCTCCTCGATTCGACGGCGGTCGTCGTCGTCGGCGAGTTCGGGCGGACGCCGGCGATCAACCCGCTCGACGGCCGTGACCACTGGCCGCACGGCTTCTCCTGCCTGCTCGCCGGGGCCGGCTTCGCCCGCGGGCAGCTCGTCGGTGCGACCGATCCGCGGGGTGAATCGAGGACCCCGTCCGATCCGATCGACGTCGCCGATTTCGCCGCCACCGTGCTGGCGGCCGTCGGCGTCGACTCGGCCGAGGAAGTGACGACGCCGATTGGCCGGCCGATGAAGCTCGGTGCCGGCCGGCCGGTTGGCCGATTGCTGCGCGAACCGTCCTGA
- a CDS encoding DUF1549 domain-containing protein: protein MPSHRQILRALLPAVALTTVAVVLASGARDPLPASALAPPPAVAPDGSEATVSRLDAALAERWRAAGIEPAGRADDLEVLRRAWLGLAGTIPSVEEIRRFEADGDPGRLGRWIALVLADRRSADHLARRLAHALVGDAAGQVIVFRRDRFTDWLAARLLANDPFDRTVTAMVAHGGLWTEAPEVNFVTQAMADGTLDANVLAGRVARVLLGQRIDCAQCHDHPFAPITQRQYEGLAACFGQVRVTGLGVEDDPARVLSIDLPAPADGGAAAMAPKSRKVPPRVPYGDDWQAERRTHRENLAAWLVDPRNRRFHRAVVNRAWAIVYGRGLHEPLDDLPDPPADPDPRDPLDLLAEDFREHGCDLRRLLSILARARPFHLSSRHPLRAEPDGATRLDAAWGAFPVTPLGPDVMIAALVQATSLRTIDRDSHLLTRTIRFFREVDFLRDYGPTEDANGDRQPATIPQTLVRMNGRLARELVEANPFTAPGRIAGLAADDEQRLDLAFLTVLTRHPSPEERSATRSLITAAPDRGGGMQDLFWALTNSVEFGWNH, encoded by the coding sequence ATGCCGTCCCACCGGCAGATCCTCCGCGCCCTGCTACCGGCCGTCGCCCTGACGACCGTCGCGGTCGTCCTCGCCTCCGGGGCCCGCGACCCGCTTCCCGCGTCGGCGCTCGCCCCCCCGCCCGCCGTCGCGCCCGACGGGTCGGAGGCGACGGTGAGCCGGCTCGACGCCGCGCTGGCCGAGCGGTGGCGGGCCGCGGGGATCGAGCCGGCAGGGCGCGCCGACGATCTCGAGGTGCTCCGGCGCGCCTGGCTCGGGTTGGCGGGCACGATCCCCTCGGTCGAGGAGATCCGCCGGTTCGAGGCCGATGGCGATCCCGGCCGCCTCGGGCGCTGGATCGCGCTGGTCCTCGCCGACCGGCGGAGTGCCGACCACCTCGCGCGGCGCCTGGCCCACGCGCTGGTCGGCGATGCCGCCGGCCAGGTCATCGTCTTCCGCCGCGATCGGTTCACCGACTGGCTCGCCGCGCGGCTGCTGGCCAACGACCCGTTCGACCGGACGGTGACCGCGATGGTCGCCCACGGTGGCCTGTGGACCGAGGCCCCCGAGGTCAACTTCGTCACACAGGCGATGGCCGACGGCACCCTCGACGCCAACGTGCTGGCGGGGCGCGTGGCGCGGGTCCTCCTCGGCCAGCGGATCGACTGCGCCCAGTGCCACGACCATCCCTTCGCACCGATCACGCAGCGGCAATACGAGGGGCTCGCCGCCTGTTTCGGCCAGGTCCGGGTCACCGGCCTGGGTGTCGAGGACGATCCTGCCCGCGTGCTGTCGATCGACCTGCCCGCGCCGGCCGACGGCGGCGCGGCCGCGATGGCGCCGAAGAGCCGGAAAGTGCCGCCGCGCGTCCCCTACGGCGACGACTGGCAGGCGGAGCGCAGGACGCACCGCGAGAACCTCGCCGCCTGGCTCGTCGACCCGCGTAATCGCCGCTTCCACCGCGCGGTGGTCAACCGCGCGTGGGCGATCGTCTACGGCCGCGGGCTCCACGAGCCGCTCGACGACCTCCCCGATCCGCCCGCCGACCCCGACCCGCGCGATCCCCTCGACCTGCTCGCCGAGGACTTCCGGGAGCACGGCTGCGACCTCCGGCGGTTGCTCTCGATCCTCGCCCGGGCGCGGCCGTTCCACCTCTCCAGCCGTCATCCGCTCCGCGCCGAGCCCGACGGCGCGACGCGCCTCGACGCCGCCTGGGGCGCGTTTCCGGTCACGCCGTTGGGCCCCGACGTGATGATCGCCGCCCTCGTCCAGGCGACGAGCCTGCGGACGATCGACCGCGATTCCCATCTGCTGACACGGACGATCCGGTTCTTCCGCGAAGTCGATTTTCTCCGCGATTACGGCCCCACCGAGGATGCCAACGGGGACCGGCAGCCGGCCACGATTCCGCAGACGCTCGTCCGCATGAATGGCCGGCTGGCCCGCGAGCTGGTCGAGGCCAACCCGTTCACCGCGCCGGGCCGGATCGCCGGCCTCGCCGCCGACGACGAGCAGCGCCTCGACCTCGCGTTCCTCACCGTCCTCACGCGCCATCCTTCTCCAGAGGAACGCTCCGCGACGCGTTCGCTGATCACCGCCGCCCCCGACCGCGGCGGCGGGATGCAGGACCTGTTCTGGGCACTGACCAACTCCGTCGAGTTCGGCTGGAACCACTGA
- a CDS encoding terpene cyclase/mutase family protein, producing MERLAPAVGTVSPASGSRGLRAAVWRNRFRLGLALLASLAAHAWLAGGLARTPLRLATDAPAPVPERERSRPVPREFTLSVADDPRAESAHERPLEPLLDAALAADGTVRDALPTATDPGAPAAAEAFVPAAADVARPESAADDAMPAPAALARIAAEPDLTAADVTPELPAPAALADGAIELRPATRGGAAALAEPVAAAPPPLAAERDGVGLSAALAPSVSRRPRPSAVVPAPDGVNRREPIAVDAGAGRVAALPPAPAMAAPGGPRGATGSLAELGVRPAARRPTAAAAGGAVTAPRGGDEEALSAESLPPLAQPRRAAAAPSRGQVPGAVAAVTLPRAAAVVLPSEGRVRSIARPYAGRSSGRLADGPADRMIERGLAFLARGQRPDGSWSLDGSADPAARQVTKLRSDTAATGLALLAFLGAGYDHFDGPHHDAVRRGLEWLARTQKPDGDLYVASDPLSDSCAWLYSHAIGTMALCEAVGMTGDPLLRPAAEKACAFIAASQHPERGGWRYTPRSDADLSVSGWMLVALRAGQLAGIAIDPAAIAHVRTFVEASSAGADAGTGIAARRYVYNVGNPQQRPSDLSIACMTALGTLMRLHTGTPVDDPAVRDAAAALAAFEPSYGTRQVRRRDAYLWYYASQVLVHTGGSDWERWYKALCRLLEARQERSGAVEGSWDPLGGIPDRWGGYGGRVYVTALHLLALEVPSRRLPTYDLAPPGSGAAPAGR from the coding sequence ATGGAGCGTCTCGCGCCAGCCGTCGGCACCGTTTCCCCCGCCAGCGGGTCGCGCGGCCTCCGCGCCGCCGTGTGGCGCAATCGGTTCCGTCTCGGCCTCGCGTTGCTGGCGAGCCTTGCCGCCCATGCCTGGCTCGCTGGGGGCCTGGCGCGGACGCCGCTGCGGCTGGCGACCGACGCCCCGGCCCCCGTCCCCGAGCGCGAGCGATCCCGGCCGGTGCCCCGCGAGTTCACGCTCTCGGTCGCGGACGATCCCCGGGCGGAGTCGGCCCACGAGCGGCCGCTCGAGCCGCTCCTCGACGCGGCGCTCGCTGCCGATGGCACGGTCCGGGATGCGCTGCCGACCGCGACCGATCCCGGCGCTCCGGCGGCCGCGGAGGCGTTCGTGCCGGCGGCTGCGGACGTCGCGCGCCCCGAGTCGGCAGCCGACGACGCCATGCCCGCACCGGCGGCGCTTGCGCGGATCGCCGCCGAGCCGGACCTGACGGCCGCGGATGTAACGCCCGAGCTCCCCGCACCCGCTGCGCTGGCCGATGGCGCGATCGAGCTGCGGCCGGCGACGCGGGGCGGCGCTGCGGCGCTGGCCGAGCCCGTCGCGGCAGCGCCGCCGCCGCTGGCGGCCGAGCGCGACGGCGTAGGGCTGTCGGCCGCACTGGCGCCGAGCGTCTCGAGGCGTCCCCGGCCGAGCGCCGTCGTCCCCGCGCCCGACGGTGTCAACCGGCGCGAGCCGATTGCGGTCGACGCGGGCGCGGGGCGGGTCGCGGCGCTCCCTCCGGCTCCCGCGATGGCCGCGCCGGGCGGGCCACGCGGCGCGACGGGCTCGCTGGCGGAGTTGGGCGTCCGCCCGGCAGCGCGGCGGCCGACGGCCGCGGCAGCGGGGGGCGCGGTCACGGCACCGCGCGGCGGCGACGAGGAGGCGCTGTCGGCCGAATCGCTGCCGCCGCTCGCGCAGCCGCGCCGCGCGGCGGCAGCGCCGAGCCGGGGACAGGTCCCAGGCGCCGTGGCCGCCGTCACGCTGCCGCGCGCCGCGGCGGTCGTCCTCCCCTCCGAGGGGCGCGTGCGCTCGATCGCCCGGCCCTACGCGGGCCGCTCGTCGGGGCGCCTCGCCGACGGGCCCGCCGATCGGATGATCGAGCGCGGCCTCGCCTTCCTGGCGCGGGGCCAACGCCCTGACGGGAGCTGGTCGCTCGACGGCAGCGCCGACCCGGCGGCACGGCAGGTCACGAAGCTCCGCAGCGACACCGCTGCCACCGGCCTGGCGCTGCTGGCTTTCCTCGGCGCCGGCTACGACCATTTCGACGGTCCGCACCACGACGCGGTGCGCCGTGGTCTGGAATGGCTCGCGCGCACCCAGAAGCCCGACGGCGACCTGTACGTCGCGTCCGACCCCCTCTCCGACAGCTGCGCATGGCTCTACAGCCACGCCATCGGCACGATGGCGCTGTGCGAGGCGGTCGGGATGACGGGTGATCCCCTGCTCCGCCCCGCCGCGGAGAAGGCCTGCGCGTTCATCGCCGCCAGCCAGCACCCCGAGCGCGGCGGCTGGCGCTACACGCCCCGCTCCGATGCCGACCTGTCGGTGAGCGGCTGGATGCTCGTCGCGCTCCGTGCCGGTCAGCTGGCCGGGATCGCCATCGACCCCGCGGCCATCGCGCACGTGCGAACGTTCGTCGAGGCGTCGTCGGCGGGAGCGGACGCGGGCACCGGGATCGCGGCGCGCCGCTACGTGTACAACGTCGGCAATCCGCAGCAGCGCCCGAGCGACTTGTCGATCGCCTGCATGACGGCGCTGGGGACGCTGATGCGGCTCCACACCGGCACGCCCGTCGACGACCCGGCCGTCCGCGACGCCGCCGCGGCGCTGGCGGCGTTCGAGCCGTCGTACGGCACGCGGCAGGTGCGGCGCCGCGACGCCTACCTCTGGTACTACGCCTCGCAGGTCCTCGTCCACACCGGCGGCAGCGACTGGGAGCGGTGGTACAAGGCGCTGTGCCGGCTGCTCGAAGCGCGGCAGGAGCGGTCGGGGGCGGTGGAGGGGAGTTGGGATCCGCTCGGTGGGATCCCCGATCGCTGGGGCGGCTACGGGGGGCGGGTGTACGTGACCGCGCTCCACCTGTTGGCGCTCGAGGTCCCGTCGCGCCGCCTGCCGACTTACGATCTCGCGCCCCCCGGCAGCGGCGCAGCGCCGGCCGGCCGGTGA
- a CDS encoding biopolymer transporter ExbD translates to MSVRIDKGRLGAGLEMTPLIDVVFLLMIFFLVASRLEEADRVIDVVLPQGSAARPLTTRVPEFVINIDRSGAYHAGARPVELDELERLLRQAAADQPAGQRVILRADEEVPHKFVVGAMNACVLAGIEDYHVQSVSDDRPPPP, encoded by the coding sequence ATGAGCGTCCGCATCGACAAGGGGCGCCTCGGCGCGGGGCTCGAGATGACGCCGCTGATCGACGTCGTGTTCCTGCTGATGATCTTCTTTCTCGTCGCCAGCCGGCTCGAGGAGGCCGATCGCGTGATCGACGTCGTCCTCCCCCAGGGCAGCGCTGCCCGCCCGCTGACGACGCGCGTGCCCGAGTTCGTGATCAACATCGACCGGTCCGGCGCCTACCACGCCGGCGCGCGGCCGGTGGAGCTCGACGAACTGGAGCGGCTCCTCCGCCAGGCGGCCGCCGACCAGCCCGCCGGCCAACGGGTGATCCTCCGCGCCGACGAGGAGGTTCCCCACAAGTTCGTCGTCGGCGCGATGAACGCCTGCGTGCTGGCGGGAATCGAGGACTACCACGTGCAGTCGGTCAGCGACGACCGGCCGCCCCCGCCGTGA
- a CDS encoding MotA/TolQ/ExbB proton channel family protein, whose product MNDVTNLWQMFLAGGPLMWPIAALSVIVVAFTLERILALRPGRFVPWRFADEVDRLAGSRPVDTHALLDLCARRPSVAANVVRAVVARAERPAAEIERTGEVAKEREAAALYANIRPIALAVQVAPLLGLLGTVQGMILAFYTTAQLEAGANRAAELASGIYVALITTFAGLCVAIPAAVIAHLLEGRIMGGFRRVDACVGPLVAALEGAEPRPRTALAGRGEPAGAGGRVGSAP is encoded by the coding sequence ATGAACGACGTCACCAACCTCTGGCAGATGTTCCTCGCCGGGGGGCCGTTGATGTGGCCGATCGCCGCCTTGTCGGTGATCGTCGTCGCCTTCACGCTCGAGCGGATCCTGGCGCTGCGCCCGGGGCGGTTCGTGCCCTGGCGGTTCGCCGACGAGGTCGACCGGCTGGCGGGCTCCCGCCCGGTCGACACCCACGCCCTGCTCGACCTGTGCGCCCGGCGCCCGAGCGTCGCTGCCAACGTCGTCCGCGCGGTCGTCGCCCGGGCCGAACGCCCCGCGGCCGAGATCGAGCGGACCGGTGAGGTCGCCAAGGAGCGCGAGGCGGCGGCCTTGTATGCCAACATCCGCCCGATCGCCCTGGCGGTCCAGGTGGCGCCGCTCCTCGGTCTGCTCGGCACCGTGCAGGGGATGATCCTCGCCTTCTACACCACCGCCCAGCTCGAGGCCGGTGCCAACCGCGCCGCCGAGCTCGCCTCGGGGATCTACGTGGCGCTGATCACGACGTTTGCCGGACTGTGCGTGGCGATTCCGGCGGCGGTCATCGCCCACCTCCTCGAGGGGCGGATCATGGGTGGCTTCCGCCGTGTCGACGCGTGTGTCGGGCCGCTCGTCGCGGCGCTCGAGGGGGCGGAGCCTCGGCCCCGCACGGCGCTTGCCGGGCGTGGCGAACCGGCCGGCGCCGGTGGCCGCGTGGGGAGCGCGCCATGA